From one Planktothrix agardhii NIES-204 genomic stretch:
- a CDS encoding hypothetical protein (Protein of unknown function DUF820), translated as MVSSIESQSKISLDEFLQLPETKPASEYINSYIYQKSMPQGEHSILQTRLVTAINRVGEPQKLAYVLTELRCIFGGSSIVPDIAIFEWDNIPLRPNKRIKNRFEIPPDWIIEILSPEQSPNRVIQKIAFCLNHGTKLGWFIDPEDESVSIFQPNCIPEVKLGMDSLPVLNVLNDWQFSVTDLFSLLYLV; from the coding sequence ATGGTGTCCTCAATAGAATCTCAATCCAAGATATCTTTAGACGAGTTTTTGCAATTACCAGAAACGAAGCCAGCGAGTGAATATATTAATAGTTATATCTATCAAAAATCTATGCCACAAGGAGAACATAGTATTTTACAAACTCGCTTAGTGACTGCGATTAATCGAGTGGGTGAACCGCAGAAATTAGCCTATGTACTGACCGAATTGCGTTGCATTTTTGGGGGGAGTTCAATTGTTCCAGATATTGCTATTTTTGAATGGGATAATATTCCTTTACGCCCTAATAAAAGGATTAAAAATCGGTTTGAAATTCCTCCAGATTGGATCATTGAAATTCTCTCTCCAGAACAATCTCCTAATCGAGTGATTCAAAAAATTGCTTTCTGTCTTAATCATGGAACAAAGTTAGGTTGGTTTATCGATCCTGAAGATGAATCTGTCAGTATTTTTCAACCGAATTGCATTCCAGAAGTTAAATTAGGTATGGATAGTTTACCTGTGCTGAATGTGTTAAATGATTGGCAATTTTCGGTAACAGATTTATTCAGTTTGCTCTATTTAGTTTAG